From a single Aurantiacibacter gangjinensis genomic region:
- the ruvB gene encoding Holliday junction branch migration DNA helicase RuvB, giving the protein MTEPIHSPDRLPDDPDAALRPKTLAEFVGQEAARDNLRVFIEAAKGRSEAMDHTLFFGPPGLGKTTLAQIIARELGVGFRATSGPVIAKAGDLAALLTNLEPNDVLFIDEIHRLNPVVEEVLYPAMEDRALDIIIGEGPSARSVRIDLPPFTLVGATTRQGLLTTPLRDRFGIPVRLVFYTEDELMRVVTRGAGLLGMDIAEEGAREIARRSRGTPRVAGRLLRRVRDFAQVKGQGTVTAPIADEALTRLEIDQLGLDAMDRRYLTMIATTYKGGPVGVETLAAGLAEPRDTVEEVIEPYLIQLGLLARTARGRCLNDGGWRHLGITPPSQQGNGQEGLFRDPE; this is encoded by the coding sequence ATGACCGAACCCATCCACTCCCCCGATCGTCTGCCGGACGATCCCGACGCGGCGCTGCGCCCAAAAACGCTGGCCGAATTCGTCGGGCAGGAGGCAGCACGGGACAACCTTCGCGTCTTCATCGAGGCTGCCAAGGGCCGGTCCGAGGCGATGGACCATACGCTGTTCTTCGGCCCGCCGGGCCTCGGCAAGACCACGCTGGCGCAGATCATCGCCAGGGAGCTCGGTGTCGGCTTCCGCGCCACATCCGGCCCGGTGATCGCCAAGGCGGGCGACCTCGCCGCGCTGCTCACCAATCTCGAGCCCAACGACGTGCTCTTCATCGACGAGATCCACCGCCTCAATCCGGTGGTGGAAGAAGTGCTCTATCCCGCCATGGAGGACCGCGCGCTCGATATCATCATCGGCGAGGGGCCGTCGGCGCGCAGCGTGCGGATCGACTTGCCGCCCTTCACGCTGGTTGGCGCGACCACGCGCCAAGGGCTGCTCACCACGCCGCTGCGCGACCGCTTCGGCATTCCGGTGCGGCTGGTGTTCTATACCGAGGACGAGTTGATGCGCGTCGTCACCCGCGGGGCTGGTCTTCTGGGCATGGACATTGCCGAGGAAGGCGCGCGCGAGATTGCACGCCGCAGCCGGGGCACGCCGCGCGTTGCGGGCCGCCTGCTGCGCCGGGTACGCGACTTTGCGCAAGTGAAAGGTCAGGGCACGGTCACCGCGCCGATTGCAGACGAGGCGCTGACGCGGCTGGAGATCGACCAGCTGGGCCTCGATGCGATGGACAGGCGCTATCTCACAATGATCGCGACGACATATAAAGGCGGCCCGGTGGGCGTTGAAACGCTGGCCGCCGGCCTCGCCGAGCCGCGCGATACGGTGGAGGAGGTGATCGAGCCTTACCTCATCCAGCTGGGGCTTCTGGCTCGCACCGCGCGCGGGCGGTGCCTCAACGATGGCGGCTGGCGCCATCTGGGAATCACCCCGCCGTCGCAACAGGGCAACGGGCAGGAAGGTTTGTTCCGCGACCCGGAATAG
- a CDS encoding cation:proton antiporter translates to MDPFIVDPKDIVYFVLGLGLLGLTALPMVCGRRLISVPTIYVMAGGLLAFTPFAMPIPNPLDGYTQVLIIEHATELIVIIALAAAGLAVDRTGGLAGWQHSIMLLAVTMPLTIVGVYLLGVWAGLGIGAALLVAASLAPTDPVLARSVAVEGPNEGDEDDVRVSLTAEAGLNDGLAFPFVWLAIAVAEFGGASIGESLSAVAGDWLVWDVGYRIAAACIVGYGAGWLVASFVTSRHGDMALGGANAGLVFLGTTFFVYGLTEAFEGYGFLAVFLAARAGRNCTRGTDNDTYASKPHAFGEQAEKILLATLLVWLGTFAASGLLLDTSWREVGLALALVFVLRPLAGLIALLPTRGDMFQKLAIAFFGIRGMGSFFYVAFGLATASTGAFGDPEPIWRVTVITALVSIAIHGALAPIAMAHIDRRKASDVKNVAAQKSA, encoded by the coding sequence ATGGACCCGTTCATCGTCGACCCGAAAGATATCGTCTATTTCGTGCTCGGCCTCGGCCTGCTGGGGCTCACGGCGCTACCTATGGTGTGTGGGCGCCGGCTGATCAGCGTGCCGACCATCTATGTGATGGCGGGCGGACTCTTGGCGTTCACGCCTTTCGCCATGCCGATCCCCAATCCGCTGGATGGCTACACGCAAGTGCTCATCATCGAGCATGCGACGGAACTGATCGTAATCATCGCATTGGCAGCCGCGGGGTTGGCAGTCGACAGGACGGGCGGCCTCGCGGGCTGGCAGCATTCGATCATGCTGCTGGCCGTCACCATGCCGCTGACGATCGTGGGCGTATACTTGCTGGGCGTATGGGCGGGGCTCGGCATTGGCGCTGCGCTGCTGGTCGCCGCCAGCCTTGCGCCGACCGATCCGGTGCTGGCGCGCTCGGTCGCGGTCGAAGGGCCGAATGAAGGCGACGAGGACGATGTGCGTGTGTCACTGACGGCGGAAGCGGGGCTGAATGACGGCCTCGCCTTTCCTTTCGTGTGGCTGGCCATCGCGGTGGCAGAATTCGGCGGGGCAAGCATTGGCGAGAGCCTGTCTGCCGTGGCGGGCGACTGGCTGGTCTGGGATGTCGGCTATCGCATCGCTGCGGCCTGCATCGTCGGCTATGGCGCGGGCTGGCTGGTCGCGAGCTTCGTCACCAGCAGGCATGGCGACATGGCTTTGGGCGGCGCGAATGCGGGGCTGGTGTTTCTCGGCACGACCTTCTTCGTCTATGGGCTGACCGAGGCGTTCGAGGGCTATGGCTTCCTCGCCGTGTTCCTGGCAGCGCGCGCGGGCCGCAACTGCACGCGCGGCACCGATAACGATACCTATGCCAGCAAGCCGCACGCCTTTGGCGAGCAGGCCGAGAAAATCCTGCTGGCAACGCTGCTGGTGTGGCTCGGTACGTTCGCCGCATCCGGCCTCCTGCTCGATACGAGCTGGCGTGAAGTGGGGCTGGCCCTGGCGCTGGTCTTCGTGCTGCGACCGCTTGCGGGATTGATCGCCCTGCTGCCGACGCGCGGCGACATGTTCCAGAAACTCGCCATCGCGTTCTTCGGCATTCGCGGCATGGGCAGCTTTTTCTATGTCGCCTTTGGCTTGGCGACGGCAAGCACCGGCGCATTCGGCGATCCGGAGCCGATCTGGCGGGTGACGGTCATCACCGCACTGGTCTCCATCGCGATCCACGGCGCCCTCGCCCCCATCGCCATGGCCCATATCGACCGCCGCAAGGCCTCGGATGTGAAGAACGTCGCGGCACAAAAGTCTGCATAG
- the aroC gene encoding chorismate synthase, giving the protein MSWNTFGRAFRFTTWGESHGPALGVVVDGCPPGLRLTEDDIQPFLDARKPGQSKYTTQRKEADAVRILSGTFEGRTTGTPISLMIENTDQRSKDYSEVAKAYRPGHADYAYDAKYGFRDYRGGGRSSARETAARVAAGAIARLVIPEVAITGWVEAIGPHAMDYANFDAEQIAANPFFCPDAQAAADWEGVVDATRKAGSSIGAVVACEATGVPPGWGAPVYAKLDSEIAAAMMTINATKGVEIGDGFAAARRSGEENADAMAPGEDGAVSFAANHSGGTAGGISTGQPVTCRVAFKPTSSILTLVDTVTRDGEATQIRTKGRHDPCVGIRGVPVVEAMMALVLADQKLLHRAQCGGERD; this is encoded by the coding sequence ATGAGCTGGAACACTTTCGGACGCGCCTTCCGCTTCACCACCTGGGGCGAAAGCCACGGTCCTGCCTTGGGCGTTGTGGTGGACGGCTGCCCTCCGGGTTTGCGCCTCACCGAAGATGACATCCAGCCCTTCCTCGATGCGCGCAAGCCCGGCCAGTCCAAATACACCACGCAGCGCAAGGAAGCGGACGCGGTCCGCATCCTCTCGGGCACGTTCGAGGGTCGCACCACGGGCACGCCGATCAGCCTGATGATCGAGAACACCGACCAGCGCAGCAAGGATTATTCCGAGGTCGCCAAGGCCTATCGCCCCGGCCATGCCGATTATGCCTATGATGCGAAATACGGCTTTCGCGATTATCGCGGCGGAGGTCGCTCCAGCGCGCGCGAAACGGCGGCGCGGGTGGCGGCGGGCGCGATTGCCCGGCTGGTCATCCCCGAAGTGGCAATTACGGGCTGGGTCGAAGCTATCGGCCCGCACGCCATGGATTACGCCAATTTCGATGCCGAACAGATCGCTGCCAATCCCTTCTTCTGTCCTGACGCGCAGGCTGCCGCCGATTGGGAAGGCGTTGTCGATGCAACGCGCAAGGCAGGCTCCTCCATCGGCGCGGTGGTGGCGTGCGAGGCGACCGGCGTGCCGCCCGGCTGGGGCGCGCCCGTCTATGCCAAGCTCGACAGCGAAATCGCTGCTGCCATGATGACGATCAACGCCACGAAGGGCGTGGAGATCGGAGACGGTTTTGCCGCAGCGCGCCGGTCCGGCGAGGAGAATGCCGATGCCATGGCCCCGGGTGAAGACGGCGCGGTGTCCTTCGCCGCCAACCATTCGGGCGGCACGGCGGGCGGCATCTCCACCGGCCAGCCGGTCACCTGCCGCGTGGCCTTCAAGCCGACCAGTTCGATCCTGACGCTGGTCGATACGGTGACGAGGGATGGCGAAGCGACGCAGATCCGCACCAAGGGCCGTCACGACCCATGCGTCGGCATTCGCGGCGTGCCGGTGGTCGAGGCCATGATGGCGCTGGTGTTGGCGGACCAGAAATTGCTGCACCGGGCGCAGTGCGGGGGCGAGAGAGACTGA
- the ruvA gene encoding Holliday junction branch migration protein RuvA — protein MIAKLTGKLDETGNDWAVIDVAGVGYLVHCSAKTLTALGETGADCTVFTDLQVSENDMRLLGFAEAGERDWFRLLTQVQGVGSKVALAILSALSTDELRDACAAGDAASVSRANGVGPKLAGRIVNELAEKAGAMPGSGTAGAARISPVGGASADAVSALQNLGFKCAVAAQAVARAQEELGEGAGEGDLIRVALKKAAG, from the coding sequence ATGATTGCGAAGCTGACGGGTAAACTAGACGAAACCGGCAATGACTGGGCGGTGATCGACGTCGCCGGTGTCGGCTACCTCGTCCACTGCTCGGCCAAGACGCTCACCGCGCTGGGCGAAACCGGCGCGGATTGCACCGTCTTCACCGATCTGCAGGTGAGCGAGAACGACATGCGCCTGCTGGGCTTTGCCGAAGCCGGAGAGCGCGACTGGTTCCGCCTGCTGACACAGGTGCAGGGCGTGGGCAGCAAGGTGGCACTGGCAATCCTCTCGGCGCTCTCGACCGACGAACTGCGCGATGCCTGCGCTGCGGGCGACGCCGCCAGCGTGTCGCGCGCCAATGGCGTAGGGCCGAAACTGGCAGGCCGCATCGTCAATGAGCTTGCGGAGAAGGCAGGCGCGATGCCGGGCAGCGGCACGGCAGGCGCGGCGCGCATCTCGCCCGTAGGCGGCGCCAGCGCCGATGCCGTCAGCGCTTTGCAGAACTTGGGTTTCAAATGCGCCGTGGCCGCGCAGGCGGTGGCAAGGGCGCAGGAAGAACTGGGCGAAGGCGCGGGCGAAGGTGACCTGATCCGCGTGGCGCTGAAGAAGGCGGCGGGGTGA
- a CDS encoding PEP-CTERM sorting domain-containing protein (PEP-CTERM proteins occur, often in large numbers, in the proteomes of bacteria that also encode an exosortase, a predicted intramembrane cysteine proteinase. The presence of a PEP-CTERM domain at a protein's C-terminus predicts cleavage within the sorting domain, followed by covalent anchoring to some some component of the (usually Gram-negative) cell surface. Many PEP-CTERM proteins exhibit an unusual sequence composition that includes large numbers of potential glycosylation sites. Expression of one such protein has been shown restore the ability of a bacterium to form floc, a type of biofilm.) gives MLVLFGAAAGAVFWRRRRKDGVKGRAVHA, from the coding sequence ATGTTGGTGCTGTTCGGCGCGGCAGCGGGCGCGGTATTCTGGCGCCGTCGCCGCAAGGATGGCGTGAAGGGCCGCGCGGTCCACGCCTGA
- a CDS encoding GIY-YIG nuclease family protein, translating into MPRERQPCVYILASKPHGTLYIGVTSDLMTRLWQHRSREVNGFTSRYGVGTLVRYEQFATMDAAIAREKQLKRRHRPWKINLIQSENPDWHDLAVGLGLPPLATR; encoded by the coding sequence ATGCCCAGAGAGCGTCAACCTTGTGTCTACATTCTCGCCAGCAAGCCCCACGGCACTCTTTACATCGGCGTCACGAGCGACTTGATGACGCGCCTCTGGCAGCATCGCAGCAGGGAAGTGAACGGCTTCACATCGCGCTATGGTGTCGGCACCCTCGTTCGGTACGAACAGTTTGCCACGATGGATGCGGCCATTGCGCGCGAGAAGCAGCTGAAACGCAGGCATCGGCCGTGGAAGATCAACCTGATCCAGAGCGAGAACCCGGATTGGCACGACCTTGCAGTCGGGCTTGGTCTGCCGCCACTCGCTACGCGCTGA